tttaaaggcTCTGTTTATTGGGGTTATTTGGTTAATTTCAAGTCATATGTTTCGATTCGATTCTAAATCGAATCTTGTGTCTAcattaattttacatatttttaaatacattttgaaatcaaatcaaatcaaattcgaTTACAGAGTCACGTAAATTTTAAACCTCCCATTCAATTATGAACCGTATTAAGTTTTACTATATTAACTACCGACTTTCAAGTAACATTGTTTAAGTTGGTGGATCTAACTTCTAAGTGCGTTCCCAAATTATTAACTTCTTTTCAGAAGTAGTAACCGTGTTTCACGTAAGGGGTAATATAGGTATGAACAATGTTTCACGTAATGAGACTGTCAATTTAGGTTGGCTCAATTCGTGCGTATAACTACATTttaattgatacctttaagattaaaattgaaaaatgttcagaaaatgaaaaaaaatgctcagattgttacacgcgcgaattggACCGGCCCAAATTGACTGTTTCATTATGAGGCTGTCTCGTCTAAAACtatctaatattttaattatattgaacgTCATTAATCATCATAGAGAATTTCTTTCGCATATAAGAAATTGCagaaatcttttttattttatgacatagactttttataaatttaaactaTTTAAAACTTTTCAAACATCGTAGACTTGTATACAAGATATTCATGAACATCCAAGAgtaattaaacatgaataaagAAGTAGAAAATTAATCGGTTATGTATACACAAAAAATACAGTACGTGACGAATCTAGTAAAAAAACCGATAAAAGTACAAATAACTAGCAAgtactgaaaaaaaaaatcaaataaaaaagtatatccaaaattatcataataataatataataaaaattaaaacgtTTTTTAAACTTAGTACCTTCACATGCATGCGCTATAAGGCATTTAAAGTTAACCACTTACTATTTCCATACAAGACTTGGCTTATTCTCACTAAAAATTTGTACacattttctataataatccaaacataattagattaaaattaaatcatcTCATTGAGCTTGATAAAGAGCTGAATCAGACATTACTGCTCTAGAACTCCTCGACCTTTTTTGATGTCTATTTCTATTTCTATTCTTTTCCTCATCATTTTCTCTTGTTGAAACCTTTTCTTGTTCAACATCTCCTTTTAATGCCACTCCAAATTCCTTCTCATTAATTTTATCTTCATTTTTAACATCACTACACAATACTTGCTCCTCTTTATTATTGCTTATTACTTGACCTTGTTTTCGTGCAACATAAACAAAAGGACACCCAAAAGACATGTCATTAAGGTCTAAAAGAGGCTCTAATATCTTGATCACTGCACTCATTGTAGGCCTTGTTTTGGGATGTTTGCTTAGGCATTGGTAAGCCAACATAGCTGCTATTTTTGACCCTTCTATTGAGTATTGCCCGTCTAATCTTGGGTCCATTATGCCTTCCATTTTTCTTGGGTCTTTTAGTAGAGGCCTTGCCCACCCTACTAGACTTTGCTCTTTTTTTGGACGCTTTTTGTCCATGCATCTTCTTCCTGTTAGTAACTCTAATAGGACTACTCCGTAACTGTAAACATCGCTCATTGTTGTTAAGTGACCTGGTTTATTTTCACGATATTCAaataattgtattattattcgaattaaatcattttcatcaaTAATATATGATAGAATATATGACATAAGACTTTAACAAGTTTTAGGTTGAGTtggttttgataaatttaggCTTGTATATAGGACTCATACAAGAGAAGAGTTGATTCGGCgagaacgccattcttttcaaAACCGCAACTTGTTTTTCTTACGGAAGAccaatttttttctaattgatcaaaTTCCatatgctctgataccatgataaattCATTACTACGCTTGTACACAACAAAGCTACTATATTTACATGTGAGTTATTTTCCATCAGGTTTTTTAACTTAACATCAAAATCCAATGTAAAAGAGTATAATAAAATACGATACAAGCTTTAAGTTAGAATTATTTTCTTGAAAACATAATATgccaaaaattattgtgaaaacATAGAAAATTTTATCCAAACGTACGAAACTTTAACGTATCTTTGTTTTTCAATAATTTAGCAGAAGATTAATTAAACATTGGCTTTTCTTTATCTTTAatctttaaatataaaaagattggtaaaatgatcaaaattgtGCCCATAGATAAGGGCCAAAAAAGTACCTGTCATGATGTATTCTGGGGCTGCATAACCTTTAGTGCCCACTATGTTTTTGGTCGACACATGAGTCTTATCTTCCTCTGGTCCATCTCTAGCAAACCCAAAATCTGATAGTTTAGCAGTATAATCCTACACAAACAATATACTTAAACAGTGATTAACTAAGATTAATTAAGAACACTATcatataattaaagaaaaatgatagATTTATGAATGACTTACAGCATCCAAGAGAATATTTGCAGCCTTAAAATCTCTGAAAATTACTGGTTTTTTATTCAATTCATGAAGATAAGCTAACCCTTTTGCTGCTTGTAATGCAATCTTGATTCTTGTTAACCATGGCAATGGAATAGACcgtcctattttttttttattttttttgaaattgaaaagacAGATACATAGAGGAGGTCAGGAGGGTGAGAATTAAATCATTCTCAcaatagtaaaataaataaaaagacttTCAATTATTAAATCCACCCGATTTTGAGAGTTAATTAATAATGTATTAAGAAAGAGATATACTTACTGCTAAAAAGCTGCTTGTCCAAATTACCCCTAGCCATGTATTCATACACAAGAAGTCTTTGGTCATTTTCACAAGAGTACCCAATTAGCTTTACCAAATGAGGATGCCTTAATTGCCCAAGATATATCACTTCAGCCTACATCATAATAAATTGTGGGTACTTAGTTAATTCATTtccatttaaagaaaaaaacaaatcgTCTGATCTCGTTATTGTATAGTTGTATACTAAATCTATTCAAATattacactatttatttatcacctTTAATTATGATTaacttttaatctataagttaaaacaaatTCAGTtagaattttgtttatattatttttattattttatattatacataattagagatattaagactcatTAGTATAAGAGACTGCTGAAAAGTCAAATGTTGTAATTATTTTGGAACGGAGTAAGTGTAAGA
The sequence above is drawn from the Amaranthus tricolor cultivar Red isolate AtriRed21 chromosome 5, ASM2621246v1, whole genome shotgun sequence genome and encodes:
- the LOC130813757 gene encoding probable serine/threonine-protein kinase PBL12, with translation MALKMAICCFTNSLDTKDELVHPKQTPSPTPSPQSVPHLGITNHFNSSEISINELSSSIPGANLHVFSHDELRLITNNFALSNFLGEGGFGAVYKGFIHDDLRPGLDPQAVAVKVLDLEGTQGHKEWLAEVIYLGQLRHPHLVKLIGYSCENDQRLLVYEYMARGNLDKQLFSRRSIPLPWLTRIKIALQAAKGLAYLHELNKKPVIFRDFKAANILLDADYTAKLSDFGFARDGPEEDKTHVSTKNIVGTKGYAAPEYIMTGHLTTMSDVYSYGVVLLELLTGRRCMDKKRPKKEQSLVGWARPLLKDPRKMEGIMDPRLDGQYSIEGSKIAAMLAYQCLSKHPKTRPTMSAVIKILEPLLDLNDMSFGCPFVYVARKQGQVISNNKEEQVLCSDVKNEDKINEKEFGVALKGDVEQEKVSTRENDEEKNRNRNRHQKRSRSSRAVMSDSALYQAQ